In Musa acuminata AAA Group cultivar baxijiao chromosome BXJ3-9, Cavendish_Baxijiao_AAA, whole genome shotgun sequence, a single genomic region encodes these proteins:
- the LOC135648357 gene encoding putative pentatricopeptide repeat-containing protein At5g09950 has product MIFCPADYASLPRCKALIDSCWIPLLMNHRFVRRLTSSALHSRIFSSNPPFFRFNPFPTPNVILPKARVKSRLLTPIPLDELLAQHRRTRRGLLAPTSSRTSAQGPGDKHDLAYEVFPRLLRQARLYMDSCDAQSLHLELIKRGFAGDLFFSNNLINLYAKAGDLSYARELFDQMQERNVVSWTCLITGHAQNGFLDEACRLFRMMIRSGLEPTRFTFGSVLRACQDSGPDRLFLGTQIHGLVSKTWHSTNTTVCNALISMYGGCRLDSTWDAQRVFDWTPAKHFITWNSIISVHSQRGDTISAFELFSGMQTGRIGCCLRPNEATYGSLITATYSCSNGGCILEQVLANVFKSGFSKDIYVGSALVSAFSRFGLLDRAKEIFEQMDEKNAISMNGLMVGLFKQNLGEAAVEVFRETRGSVIINSDSYVVLLSAISEFSKSEEGRKKGMEVHGHAIRTGLIASSIAIGNGLVNVYAKCGAVDDAAKVFDHLNVKDQISWNTMISGFDQNGFSKESLSSFRLMLRNDIQPSNYAIISTLSSCANLRLLSTGVQVHCIGTKLGLDMDVSVSNSLLTMYGACGRMSDCRRLFSYMTKYDQVSWNSMIGALASNKVFLTESLRIFLDMTRRGWYPNKVTIINVFTAVSALSDIVMCRQVHNLVLKHGMSGDIVLENALLSSYAKSGEMDSCECLFRKMADRRNEVSWNSMISGYIQNGLMQKAMDFVWFMIHNGPKMDGFTFATVLSACASIAALDSGMEIHAFGIRSHLETDVVVGSALVDMYAKCGRIDYASRVFESMNSRNEFSWNSMISGYARHGNGDKALEVFRKMQQWGQEPDLVTFVGVLSACSHAGLVEEGLKYFESMKNHGLVPQTEHYSCVIDILGRTGKLNEMEDFIKRMPVRPNNLIWRTVLVACRRSKDGAKSGIWKQACEMLLELEPENPVNYVLISSMYASRGRWEDVAKTRTAMRTLPVKKEAGRSWVTSHDGLHVFVAGDRSHPNTEEIYAELHVLIQKIRDAGYVPQAEFTLYDIDMETKEELLSYHSEKLAVAFVLTRSCRVPIRIMKNLRVCGDCHSAFCYISKIVGRKITLRDCNRFHHFENGKCSCGDFW; this is encoded by the coding sequence ATGATCTTTTGCCCCGCCGATTATGCTTCTCTTCCGCGGTGCAAGGCTTTGATCGACTCTTGTTGGATCCCGCTGCTGATGAACCACCGATTCGTGCGTCGACTCACTTCGTCCGCGCTCCATTCTCGCATCTTCTCTTCTAATCCTCCATTTTTCCGTTTCAACCCGTTCCCGACTCCTAATGTCATCCTTCCCAAAGCTCGCGTGAAGTCCCGGCTTCTTACTCCAATCCCACTGGATGAACTCCTCGCGCAGCACCGAAGGACTCGCCGCGGCCTCCTCGCCCCGACGTCCTCTAGGACGTCCGCGCAGGGACCTGGCGACAAGCACGACTTGGCTTATGAGGTGTTCCCGCGACTCTTACGACAAGCACGTCTGTACATGGACTCCTGCGACGCGCAAAGCCTCCACCTTGAGCTGATCAAGAGAGGCTTCGCTGGAGACTTGTTCTTCTCAAACAATTTGATCAATCTCTATGCAAAAGCTGGCGACTTGTCGTACGCTCGTGAGTTGTTCGATCAAATGCAGGAGAGGAACGTGGTTTCTTGGACTTGCTTGATCACTGGACACGCCCAGAACGGGTTCCTTGATGAGGCATGCAGATTGTTCCGCATGATGATTCGGTCTGGGCTTGAGCCCACTCGCTTCACTTTTGGGAGTGTCCTCCGAGCATGTCAGGACTCAGGTCCTGATCGGTTGTTTCTTGGAACCCAAATACATGGGCTGGTCTCTAAAACATGGCATTCGACAAACACAACGGTGTGTAATGCGCTGATTTCAATGTATGGTGGTTGTCGTTTGGATTCCACATGGGATGCCCAGCGAGTGTTTGATTGGACACCAGCCAAGCATTTCATTACGTGGAACTCGATCATCTCCGTGCACTCACAGAGAGGGGACACCATCTCTGCCTTTGAGCTGTTTTCAGGAATGCAAACCGGACGTATAGGATGTTGTTTGAGACCCAATGAAGCCACTTATGGCAGCTTGATAACTGCAACTTACTCTTGTTCTAATGGTGGATGTATTCTTGAGCAAGTGCTTGCGAATGTTTTTAAGTCTGGTTTCTCAAAAGATATCTATGTGGGTAGTGCACTAGTTAGTGCATTTTCTCGGTTTGGATTGCTCGACAGAGCTAAGGAAATATTTGAACAAATGGATGAGAAAAATGCTATTTCTATGAATGGATTAATGGTGGGTCTCTTCAAGCAGAACCTTGGAGAAGCAGCAGTGGAGGTGTTCAGAGAAACAAGAGGTTCAGTAATAATAAATAGTGATTCTTATGTGGTATTGCTGAGTGCGATCTCTGAATTCTCAAAGtcagaggaaggaagaaaaaagGGAATGGAGGTTCATGGTCATGCTATTAGGACCGGTCTGATAGCCTCAAGCATAGCGATTGGGAATGGGCTGGTTAACGTGTATGCAAAGTGTGGTGCAGTTGATGATGCTGCTAAGGTGTTTGACCACTTGAATGTGAAGGATCAGATTTCATGGAATACCATGATCTCTGGTTTTGATCAGAATGGGTTTTCTAAAGAGTCATTGTCAAGCTTTCGTCTGATGCTAAGAAATGATATCCAACCTTCCAATTATGCAATCATTAGTACATTGAGTTCATGTGCAAACTTGAGGCTTTTAAGCACAGGTGTACAGGTCCACTGCATTGGAACTAAATTAGGACTTGATATGGATGTTTCTGTTTCAAATTCACTTCTCACAATGTATGGAGCATGTGGTAGGATGTCTGACTGCCGGAGACTTTTCAGCTATATGACTAAGTATGACCAGGTCTCCTGGAACAGTATGATTGGAGCATTGGCCAGCAATAAGGTATTCCTGACTGAGTCATTGAGGATTTTCTTAGATATGACACGAAGAGGGTGGTACCCAAACAAAGTAACAATCATAAATGTTTTTACTGCTGTGTCTGCACTATCAGATATAGTAATGTGCAGGCAAGTTCACAATCTAGTGCTAAAACATGGAATGTCTGGAGACATTGTTCTGGAGAATGCTCTCCTTTCAAGCTATGCAAAGTCTGGTGAGATGGATTCTTGTGAGTGTCTCTTCCGTAAAATGGCTGATAGGAGGAATGAGGTGTCATGGAATTCAATGATTTCTGGATATATTCAAAATGGACTTATGCAGAAGGCCATGGATTTTGTTTGGTTCATGATACACAATGGACCAAAAATGGATGGTTTCACTTTTGCCACTGTTCTAAGTGCTTGTGCATCCATAGCAGCACTAGATAGTGGGATGGAAATACATGCCTTTGGAATAAGGTCTCATTTGGAAACTGATGTAGTAGTGGGCAGTGCACTGGTTGATATGTATGCTAAGTGTGGAAGAATTGATTATGCTTCAAGGGTTTTTGAGTCCATGAATTCGAGAAATGAATTCTCATGGAATTCCATGATTTCTGGCTATGCTAGGCATGGGAATGGAGATAAGGCTTTAGAGGTCTTTAGGAAAATGCAACAATGGGGTCAGGAACCAGATCTTGTCACCTTTGTTGGTGTTTTATCTGCCTGCAGTCATGCGGGATTGGTGGAAGAAGGGTTAAAGTATTTTGAATCTATGAAGAACCATGGCTTAGTTCCTCAGACGGAGCACTATTCATGCGTGATAGACATTCTAGGCCGAACAGGTAAGCTCAATGAAATGGAGGACTTCATTAAAAGAATGCCTGTGAGGCCAAATAATCTGATATGGAGAACTGTGTTAGTTGCTTGTCGCAGATCAAAAGATGGTGCTAAGAGTGGCATATGGAAACAAGCATGTGAGATGCTTTTGGAGTTGGAACCTGAAAATCCGGTAAATTACGTGCTCATTTCTAGCATGTATGCATCTAGAGGGAGGTGGGAAGATGTAGCAAAAACTCGAACAGCTATGAGGACATTACCAGTTAAGAAAGAAGCAGGTCGCAGTTGGGTCACTTCACATGATGGACTTCATGTTTTCGTTGCTGGAGACAGATCACATCCAAACACTGAAGAGATTTATGCTGAGCTACATGTTCTGATTCAGAAGATTAGGGATGCAGGTTATGTTCCTCAAGCAGAGTTCACTTTATATGATATAGATATGGAGACAAAAGAAGAGTTGTTAAGTTATCACAGTGAGAAGCTCGCAGTTGCTTTCGTCCTCACTCGCTCTTGCAGAGTCCCTATACGTATTATGAAGAACCTTCGGGTATGTGGGGATTGCCACTCAGCGTTCTGCTACATTTCTAAGATTGTTGGACGAAAAATCACTTTACGAGATTGCAACAGGtttcatcattttgagaatggtaAATGTTCATGCGGAGACTTTTGGTAG